A genomic segment from Betaproteobacteria bacterium encodes:
- a CDS encoding GDP-L-fucose synthase, with translation MKLDARIYVAGHRGLVGSAIVRRLHAAGYTSIITRTHAELDLIDQRAVKQFFEAERPEYVFLAAAKVGGILANDTFPAEFIHENLAIQTNVIHEAWRGGVKRLLFLGSSCIYPRDCPQPIKEEYLLTGPLEPTNRAYAIAKIAGIEMCWSYNRQYGTRFLAAMPTNLYGPGDNYNLQTSHVLPALIRKMHEARARGDSEVVVWGTGRPRREFLYSEDMADACVTLMSMKDESFNVQATHYPPLINIGCGVDLTIRELAGLVANTVGFKGALKFDTSKPDGTPRKLLDVGRLFSLGWRPAIQLDVGIKAAYLDFLQRQPVTA, from the coding sequence CGGCTGGTTACACCAGTATCATTACCCGCACGCATGCCGAACTCGACTTGATCGATCAACGCGCGGTCAAGCAGTTCTTCGAGGCTGAACGTCCGGAATATGTTTTCCTGGCTGCGGCCAAGGTCGGCGGAATTCTGGCGAATGACACCTTTCCGGCGGAGTTCATCCACGAGAACCTGGCGATCCAGACCAACGTCATCCATGAAGCCTGGCGCGGCGGCGTCAAGCGCTTGCTCTTTCTGGGATCGTCCTGCATCTATCCCCGCGATTGTCCGCAACCCATCAAGGAAGAATATCTGCTGACCGGACCGCTCGAGCCGACCAACCGCGCCTATGCGATCGCCAAGATTGCGGGCATCGAGATGTGCTGGTCTTACAATCGCCAGTACGGGACCCGCTTCCTGGCCGCAATGCCGACCAATCTCTATGGGCCTGGCGACAACTACAATCTGCAGACGTCTCATGTCTTGCCGGCACTTATTCGCAAGATGCACGAAGCAAGAGCGCGCGGTGATTCCGAAGTCGTTGTTTGGGGGACGGGCAGACCGCGAAGGGAGTTTCTCTACAGCGAGGACATGGCGGATGCCTGCGTGACACTCATGAGCATGAAGGACGAATCTTTCAATGTCCAGGCGACACACTATCCACCATTGATCAATATCGGATGCGGCGTGGATCTGACCATAAGAGAACTGGCCGGACTCGTTGCAAACACGGTCGGGTTCAAAGGCGCATTGAAATTCGATACCTCCAAACCTGACGGTACGCCTCGCAAGTTGCTCGACGTCGGACGGCTGTTTTCCCTCGGTTGGCGTCCCGCCATCCAGCTTGATGTCGGCATAAAAGCCGCCTACCTCGACTTCCTGCAACGCCAGCCGGTGACGGCCTGA
- a CDS encoding MarR family EPS-associated transcriptional regulator — protein sequence MLTDEYRYRILKILENNPAASQREIARELGVSLGRVNYCLQALVEKGLIKVNNFRRNESKRAYLYYLTPKGMQEKARVTVRFLKVKLDEYENLKQEVAQLQREASRLRRPDQVGKGK from the coding sequence ATGCTGACCGACGAATACCGATACCGCATTCTCAAGATTCTCGAAAACAACCCGGCCGCGAGCCAGCGTGAGATTGCCCGCGAGCTGGGCGTCAGCCTGGGGCGAGTCAATTATTGCCTGCAGGCTTTGGTGGAAAAAGGCCTGATAAAGGTCAACAACTTCCGCCGGAACGAAAGCAAGCGCGCCTATCTCTACTACCTCACCCCGAAGGGCATGCAGGAAAAGGCAAGGGTCACTGTCCGTTTCCTGAAGGTCAAACTCGATGAATATGAGAACCTGAAGCAGGAGGTGGCGCAGCTTCAGCGGGAAGCCAGCAGGCTGCGACGCCCGGATCAAGTTGGAAAAGGGAAATGA
- the pseB gene encoding UDP-N-acetylglucosamine 4,6-dehydratase (inverting), whose product MFDNKSILITGGTGSFGRAFVRRILADWKPKRLVVFSRDELKQYEMSQEFNAPEMRYFIGDVRDRERLTQAMRSIDIVVHAAALKQVPAAEYNPMECVKTNVHGAENVIGAAIENEVEKVIALSTDKAANPINLYGATKLVSDKLFVAANNLAGGHRTRFAVVRYGNVVGSRGSVVPLFRKMLTEGILELPITDERMTRFWITIEQGVNFVFKNLERMQGGEIFVPKIPSAKILDLAESMASGMPTRVIGIRPGEKLHETMCPKDDSHLTLEFADHYVIRPTIQFSIPVDHTTNALGETGTAVPAGFEYNSGTNPWVLSLTELKCLLADYV is encoded by the coding sequence TTGTTCGACAATAAATCAATACTAATTACGGGAGGAACAGGTTCTTTTGGTCGAGCCTTTGTCCGCAGAATATTGGCGGACTGGAAGCCAAAGCGACTCGTTGTTTTTTCTCGTGACGAACTCAAGCAGTATGAGATGAGTCAGGAGTTTAATGCCCCTGAGATGCGTTACTTCATTGGTGATGTACGAGATCGCGAGCGACTCACGCAAGCGATGCGCAGTATCGACATCGTTGTGCATGCAGCCGCACTCAAACAAGTGCCTGCAGCTGAATACAACCCGATGGAATGCGTGAAGACCAACGTTCATGGTGCCGAAAACGTCATCGGCGCAGCGATAGAAAATGAAGTGGAAAAAGTAATTGCACTGTCCACCGACAAGGCCGCGAACCCGATTAATCTCTATGGAGCAACTAAGTTGGTCTCGGACAAGCTTTTTGTCGCGGCTAACAATCTAGCTGGCGGCCACAGGACTCGTTTTGCGGTGGTGCGATATGGAAACGTAGTTGGATCGAGGGGATCGGTTGTGCCGCTATTTCGCAAAATGCTGACCGAAGGGATACTCGAATTACCAATCACCGATGAGCGCATGACTCGGTTTTGGATCACGATTGAGCAGGGCGTCAACTTCGTATTTAAGAATCTAGAGCGAATGCAGGGGGGTGAGATCTTTGTGCCAAAGATACCTTCCGCAAAGATCCTGGACCTTGCTGAGTCCATGGCGTCCGGCATGCCGACTAGAGTGATCGGCATTCGCCCCGGTGAGAAGCTTCACGAGACCATGTGTCCAAAGGACGATTCGCATCTCACGCTGGAGTTTGCAGATCACTACGTCATTCGACCGACAATTCAATTTTCCATACCTGTGGATCATACGACCAATGCTTTAGGTGAAACGGGGACGGCTGTTCCCGCGGGGTTTGAGTACAACTCCGGCACTAATCCTTGGGTTCTTTCTCTGACGGAGTTGAAGTGCCTTCTCGCGGACTACGTGTGA
- the pseC gene encoding UDP-4-amino-4,6-dideoxy-N-acetyl-beta-L-altrosamine transaminase — protein MIPYARQSISKADIDAVSEVLRSDWLTQGPAIGRFEIDVSDYCNARHAVALHSATAALHLSCLALGLQAGDWLWTSTNTFVASANCARYCGANVDFVDIDPETYNISVDALKEKLARAEKKGVLPKIVVPVHFSGHPCDMPAIADLALRYGFRVVEDASHAIGAEVLSGKVGNCRYSDVTVFSFHPVKILTTGEGGMVLTNDDAVAKRLRLLRTHGITRDPGEMTKESEDPWQYEQIELGFNYRMTDIQAALGSSQLVRLDEFISRRVHLARRYQLCLEGLPIKLPRESPEVKSSWHLYVINIDVSKANVSRRQVYDSMREHGVAVNVHYIPVHLQPYYRALGYGEGYCPVAEKYYQQALSLPLFFALTDSEQDLVVDALRKALHA, from the coding sequence GTGATTCCGTACGCTCGCCAGAGTATTTCGAAGGCAGACATCGATGCGGTTAGCGAGGTTCTTCGCTCCGATTGGCTAACGCAGGGCCCCGCGATAGGTCGATTCGAGATTGATGTTTCGGATTACTGCAATGCCCGTCATGCCGTTGCACTTCATAGTGCTACGGCGGCCCTCCACCTCTCCTGCCTCGCCCTTGGCCTGCAAGCCGGAGATTGGCTGTGGACGTCCACGAATACTTTCGTCGCTTCCGCGAACTGTGCACGATATTGTGGCGCCAATGTCGATTTTGTCGATATTGACCCGGAGACATACAACATTTCCGTAGATGCCCTTAAGGAGAAACTAGCTCGTGCAGAAAAGAAAGGTGTGCTACCAAAGATCGTTGTTCCTGTCCATTTCTCCGGACACCCTTGTGACATGCCTGCAATTGCAGATCTGGCGCTGAGGTACGGCTTTCGTGTTGTAGAGGATGCATCCCATGCTATCGGTGCGGAGGTTCTGTCAGGCAAGGTTGGCAACTGTAGGTACTCGGACGTAACGGTCTTCAGCTTTCACCCCGTCAAGATTCTGACGACGGGGGAAGGAGGGATGGTCTTGACCAACGACGATGCGGTCGCAAAGCGTCTGCGGTTGTTAAGGACGCATGGAATTACTCGTGATCCGGGAGAGATGACAAAGGAAAGCGAAGATCCATGGCAGTACGAGCAGATTGAACTTGGATTCAACTATCGCATGACCGACATTCAGGCGGCTCTGGGTTCAAGCCAGTTGGTAAGGTTGGATGAATTCATTTCTCGCAGGGTACATTTGGCTAGGCGATATCAACTCTGCTTAGAAGGGCTACCAATAAAGTTGCCAAGAGAAAGTCCCGAGGTAAAGTCGTCTTGGCACCTGTACGTAATCAATATCGATGTCAGCAAGGCTAATGTGTCTAGAAGACAAGTCTATGACTCAATGCGTGAGCATGGTGTTGCCGTGAACGTACATTACATTCCCGTTCATCTACAACCCTACTATCGGGCTTTGGGTTATGGCGAGGGATACTGTCCCGTCGCGGAAAAATACTACCAGCAAGCATTGAGCTTGCCATTGTTTTTCGCGCTGACGGATTCAGAACAAGATTTAGTGGTAGACGCATTGCGCAAAGCGCTACACGCTTGA
- a CDS encoding N-acetylneuraminate synthase family protein encodes MSFKIGSRLIGDGQPCFVTFEAGPTHDGLQTAMKLVQAAADAGADAVKFQILDPERLVADKKQPFSYQILIDRKTGETKEKSEPLYDILKRRSLTKSEWKDLKSFSDSLDLAFFATVSFEAEVDFLAELGCDSIKIASGDVNHFPLIEYAARTGISLQLDTGNSTIGEIEAAIDVISRTGNDRIIIHHCPSGYPARREGINLRVIQTLKAMFPYPTAFSDHTPGWDMDIAAVCLGANMVEKTITLDRTTPSVEHIMSIEGKDISRFVVVIRDIEAAFGSPRRIMQEVEIRKRDLVRRSIFVKRDLRAGEILTIVDIDFRRPGLGIPPSEVDRILGRAIAVPKASGQMLRYEDLVAPTSSASSS; translated from the coding sequence ATGTCCTTCAAGATAGGGTCCCGACTTATCGGAGACGGCCAACCATGTTTTGTTACCTTCGAGGCCGGTCCTACGCACGATGGGTTGCAGACTGCCATGAAACTGGTACAAGCAGCCGCGGATGCTGGTGCCGACGCAGTGAAGTTTCAGATTCTCGATCCGGAACGACTGGTTGCGGACAAAAAACAGCCATTCTCTTACCAGATTCTGATTGATCGAAAGACCGGGGAAACAAAGGAGAAGTCTGAACCTCTTTACGATATTCTCAAAAGACGTTCGCTCACCAAATCAGAATGGAAAGATCTTAAATCATTCTCCGATTCTCTCGACCTGGCATTTTTCGCGACGGTGAGCTTTGAGGCCGAAGTCGATTTTCTTGCTGAGCTTGGCTGTGATTCCATCAAGATAGCTTCGGGCGATGTCAATCACTTTCCCCTCATTGAATACGCGGCAAGAACGGGAATATCCCTTCAGTTGGACACCGGCAACTCAACGATCGGAGAAATTGAGGCGGCTATAGATGTAATAAGCAGAACCGGCAACGACAGAATTATCATTCATCATTGTCCTTCTGGGTACCCCGCGCGTCGTGAGGGAATCAACCTTCGAGTAATTCAAACACTCAAGGCCATGTTTCCCTACCCGACAGCATTCTCTGATCATACGCCGGGCTGGGACATGGATATTGCCGCCGTATGCCTGGGCGCAAATATGGTTGAGAAGACCATAACACTGGACCGCACCACCCCCAGCGTTGAACACATCATGTCCATAGAGGGTAAGGACATTTCCCGGTTTGTTGTTGTAATAAGAGATATCGAGGCTGCTTTCGGAAGTCCGCGTCGCATCATGCAAGAGGTGGAAATTCGCAAACGAGATTTGGTTCGCCGCAGTATCTTCGTCAAGCGCGACTTGCGCGCAGGAGAGATTTTAACCATTGTCGACATCGATTTTAGAAGGCCCGGCCTTGGCATACCGCCTTCGGAGGTGGATCGAATCTTAGGGAGGGCCATTGCGGTGCCCAAGGCATCCGGACAAATGCTTCGCTACGAGGATCTCGTTGCGCCGACATCCTCCGCTAGTAGTTCATAA
- the hisH gene encoding imidazole glycerol phosphate synthase subunit HisH, translating to MSNSIAIVDYGMGNIRSILNALREVGSDGELISNPSDIARRSKLILPGVGAFGEAMNNLRQSGVDEALEKARQAGASVLGICLGMQLMFSVSEEGGVHQGLDWIKGRVIRFPDQPDLRVPHMGWNELTFTRNHDLTVDVGDGSDVYFLHSFHCACEHPEDVLATSDYGLRFTAMFAHDNLYGIQFHPEKSQHPGLTMLRNFAQM from the coding sequence ATGTCTAATTCAATTGCAATCGTTGACTATGGGATGGGAAACATTCGGTCCATCCTCAATGCACTTCGCGAAGTGGGGTCGGATGGAGAATTGATCAGTAATCCCAGTGATATTGCACGGCGAAGCAAATTGATTCTGCCCGGAGTTGGCGCATTTGGGGAGGCTATGAACAATTTGCGCCAATCTGGCGTTGACGAGGCGCTCGAAAAGGCGAGGCAAGCCGGTGCAAGCGTTCTCGGAATCTGCCTCGGGATGCAATTGATGTTTAGTGTTTCCGAAGAAGGCGGTGTTCACCAAGGATTGGATTGGATAAAAGGTCGCGTGATTCGCTTTCCAGACCAACCGGATTTACGAGTTCCACATATGGGATGGAATGAACTTACTTTCACCCGAAACCATGATTTGACGGTTGATGTTGGTGATGGCTCCGATGTCTACTTTCTTCACAGCTTTCATTGTGCCTGTGAGCATCCTGAAGATGTGCTCGCGACATCGGATTATGGCCTGCGGTTTACCGCAATGTTTGCTCACGACAATCTGTATGGAATCCAGTTTCATCCGGAAAAGAGTCAGCACCCGGGCCTGACAATGCTTCGTAACTTCGCGCAAATGTGA
- the hisF gene encoding imidazole glycerol phosphate synthase subunit HisF produces the protein MLKTRLVAVLILADGRVVQSVRFKHTNAIHYDPIHAIECFNKWAVDEIVMLNVSRNPDSRSAFSDAVGAVSSSCFVPLSAGGWIDDEDFAANLLSNGADKLVINTALADSPELVSRLSARYGAQCIVASMDVKRDDSGDTHIVVDRGSRVAFNDPVSWACQAEALGAGEIFFNSVDHDGARKGYNLDILQKICSAVRIPVIAFGGVFSWQHLVEGVHVGASAVAAANIFHYTEHSTKKAKRYLAQAGILVRNEGQTKV, from the coding sequence GTGCTAAAAACTCGATTAGTTGCTGTTCTCATACTTGCGGATGGGCGGGTGGTGCAGAGTGTTCGATTCAAGCATACGAACGCAATTCACTACGATCCTATTCACGCCATAGAATGCTTCAATAAATGGGCTGTTGATGAAATTGTGATGTTGAATGTATCTCGGAACCCAGACTCTCGCAGCGCCTTTTCGGATGCAGTCGGAGCAGTTTCGTCATCCTGCTTTGTGCCACTCTCTGCAGGAGGATGGATTGACGATGAAGATTTCGCGGCGAATTTGCTGAGCAATGGTGCGGACAAGTTGGTGATAAATACCGCATTGGCGGATTCGCCGGAACTGGTATCCAGGCTATCCGCCCGGTACGGCGCGCAATGTATTGTCGCTTCAATGGACGTCAAGCGTGATGATTCTGGGGACACGCACATCGTCGTTGATCGCGGCAGTAGAGTGGCCTTCAATGATCCCGTATCGTGGGCGTGCCAAGCCGAGGCACTGGGTGCGGGTGAGATATTCTTCAATTCTGTCGACCACGATGGTGCGCGCAAGGGATACAACCTCGATATTCTTCAGAAAATATGTTCTGCCGTCCGCATACCTGTAATTGCATTTGGGGGCGTATTTTCCTGGCAACATCTGGTTGAGGGTGTCCACGTGGGTGCTTCCGCGGTTGCAGCAGCAAATATCTTTCACTACACAGAACACAGTACCAAGAAAGCTAAGCGCTATCTCGCGCAAGCAGGAATCTTGGTCCGCAACGAAGGACAAACAAAGGTATGA
- a CDS encoding N-acetyl sugar amidotransferase, whose amino-acid sequence MKYCARCLYPENAKPTIIFDEEGVCSGCRYHESRQKLEVNWDERLKMLEKILDEARQMARTRGNSHDCIVPVSGGKDSHFQVWLLKKKYGMNPLLVTFNHAYNSPSGLRNLANLVERSGCDLVRYTAGVDSVRRVSRYMLEKVGDLTWHYHAGIRTLPFQIAVQYNIPLIVWGEHGFAELTGIVSLEDFVEFTRWTRKEHDMRGYEPTDLIGKGGITLGDVRPYIYPSDEEIERTEVRGIYLSNFVNWDAKSHAEAMIKEWNFAPVTYERERTFNLYAKIEDHANDVHDYLKYLKFGYGRATDDASMEIRHGRMTREEGIEMVRRYDANEPSSLGYYCNFFGIEERHFYDLVEPMRDPSIWARDKQGEWVPLDAADRHNIGPEEESARQKLSPDRALSEVNRHLYFNPVNPPLPSGISALDERPDTFKIF is encoded by the coding sequence ATGAAATATTGCGCGCGCTGTCTGTATCCGGAGAACGCGAAGCCTACAATCATTTTTGATGAAGAAGGCGTCTGCAGCGGTTGTCGTTACCACGAAAGCCGGCAAAAACTGGAGGTAAACTGGGATGAGCGTCTAAAGATGCTCGAGAAGATCCTGGATGAGGCTCGGCAAATGGCTCGAACGCGCGGTAATAGTCATGATTGCATCGTGCCCGTCAGTGGCGGAAAGGATTCGCACTTCCAGGTTTGGTTACTGAAAAAGAAATATGGTATGAATCCGCTCCTCGTTACATTCAACCATGCCTACAACAGCCCATCAGGGCTCAGAAACCTGGCAAATCTCGTCGAGCGTTCAGGATGCGATTTGGTTAGATATACGGCTGGGGTTGATTCTGTGCGCCGGGTCTCACGCTACATGCTTGAGAAAGTGGGTGACCTAACGTGGCACTACCATGCCGGCATTCGAACCTTGCCGTTTCAAATCGCTGTGCAATACAACATTCCGCTAATAGTGTGGGGCGAGCATGGGTTTGCAGAGCTTACTGGCATCGTTTCGCTGGAGGATTTCGTCGAGTTTACCCGGTGGACGCGCAAAGAGCATGACATGCGCGGCTACGAACCGACTGACCTTATTGGAAAGGGCGGTATTACGCTTGGCGACGTGCGTCCTTACATCTATCCCAGTGATGAAGAGATTGAGCGCACAGAAGTGCGCGGCATTTACCTAAGCAACTTCGTTAACTGGGACGCGAAATCTCACGCCGAGGCTATGATCAAGGAATGGAATTTCGCTCCGGTCACATACGAGCGCGAGCGCACCTTCAACCTTTACGCGAAGATTGAAGATCACGCAAACGATGTCCACGACTACTTGAAGTACCTCAAATTCGGTTACGGCCGGGCGACCGACGACGCAAGCATGGAGATTCGCCATGGTCGCATGACGCGCGAGGAGGGAATAGAGATGGTGCGTCGCTATGATGCCAATGAACCGTCGAGTTTGGGGTATTACTGCAACTTTTTTGGAATCGAGGAAAGACACTTCTATGATCTAGTTGAGCCTATGAGAGATCCCTCTATTTGGGCAAGAGATAAGCAAGGAGAATGGGTGCCACTTGATGCCGCCGACCGTCACAATATCGGTCCAGAGGAAGAGTCTGCGCGACAAAAACTGTCACCTGACCGTGCGCTGTCTGAGGTAAATCGACATCTTTATTTCAATCCAGTAAACCCACCCTTGCCTAGCGGCATATCCGCCCTTGATGAGCGGCCAGACACTTTCAAAATATTTTAG
- a CDS encoding methyltransferase domain-containing protein, with product MDTKQLQLWKSAFGAEYASREGNRISTKNLRRLMRDWGRMLEHAVTPHPESVLEVGCNIGRNLVALQGFVEELHAVEPNSEAVRTARANPVLKGVNIEEGSGFDLAFPDSSVDLVFTSGVLIHVAPEDLEKVTSEIVRVARHYVLCIEYFSHQPVQVPYHGREGYLFKRDFGRVYLEKFPDLRVLDYGFLWEPLDSSDNSNWWLFAKR from the coding sequence ATGGATACCAAACAATTACAGTTGTGGAAATCGGCATTTGGCGCCGAGTACGCAAGTCGTGAGGGTAATCGCATCTCCACGAAAAATCTCCGACGTTTGATGCGCGACTGGGGGCGGATGCTTGAGCATGCCGTCACGCCACATCCTGAGAGCGTACTCGAAGTGGGCTGTAATATTGGTCGAAATCTTGTAGCGCTACAGGGATTTGTGGAAGAACTTCATGCTGTGGAACCCAATAGTGAAGCTGTCCGCACTGCACGCGCAAATCCTGTATTGAAAGGGGTCAACATCGAAGAAGGGAGTGGATTCGATCTTGCCTTCCCTGATAGCAGTGTTGATCTTGTTTTTACATCAGGAGTTCTAATCCACGTAGCACCTGAAGATCTTGAAAAAGTAACGAGCGAAATAGTACGCGTTGCGCGGCACTACGTCTTATGTATTGAGTATTTTTCCCACCAACCGGTTCAAGTCCCCTATCACGGAAGAGAAGGATATCTTTTTAAGAGAGATTTTGGTCGCGTCTATTTGGAGAAATTTCCCGATCTTAGAGTCCTTGACTACGGCTTTCTCTGGGAACCCCTGGATTCCAGTGACAATTCGAATTGGTGGTTATTCGCAAAGCGCTAA
- a CDS encoding acylneuraminate cytidylyltransferase family protein, whose product MARKNLRRIGGKALLQWAIDAGLRSGCLDRLVVSTEDKEAAEVARAGGAEVPFMRPDYLARDPYGVVDVCLHALEKLEAAGDSFDHLVVLLPTSPFRRAHHIAEALNRYIELKADFLMSVSQLDYSLLAAHTLRDSFMEPLHPEWIGRLGANAKKGELPELVKSNGAVTIVNVARFRTERKYYVYPLAAYPMPWPAGLDVDTEEDMLLAEALLTSGRVSVDDTRVGPGMQS is encoded by the coding sequence GTGGCGCGTAAAAACTTGCGTCGAATTGGTGGTAAGGCGCTCCTGCAGTGGGCAATTGACGCTGGCCTGCGCTCCGGGTGTCTGGACAGACTGGTGGTGAGTACCGAGGATAAAGAGGCGGCCGAAGTTGCGCGCGCGGGTGGGGCGGAGGTGCCATTCATGCGCCCTGACTATTTGGCGCGTGATCCATACGGTGTGGTTGATGTGTGCTTACATGCACTCGAAAAACTGGAAGCTGCTGGCGACAGTTTCGATCACTTGGTAGTTCTGCTTCCTACTAGTCCCTTCCGTAGAGCGCATCACATTGCCGAAGCGCTCAATCGTTACATTGAACTCAAAGCAGATTTTCTCATGAGCGTGTCGCAACTAGATTACTCCTTGCTGGCAGCTCATACACTCCGCGACAGCTTTATGGAGCCTCTACATCCGGAGTGGATCGGCAGGCTTGGGGCAAACGCAAAGAAGGGGGAATTGCCAGAACTGGTAAAGTCAAACGGGGCAGTTACGATTGTCAATGTTGCTCGCTTTCGTACCGAGCGCAAATACTATGTTTACCCGCTAGCGGCCTATCCAATGCCCTGGCCTGCCGGTCTGGATGTGGATACGGAGGAAGACATGCTCCTCGCTGAAGCCCTATTAACCTCAGGACGTGTTTCCGTCGACGATACTAGGGTTGGACCGGGAATGCAGTCATAG
- the pseG gene encoding UDP-2,4-diacetamido-2,4,6-trideoxy-beta-L-altropyranose hydrolase, with protein MRVLIRTDASEAIGIGHLIRCLTLASAIQNDGASVTFACAELPPAAERMIREKGFELVKLNAPSYAKRTRNEEILPSLAQERDAQATIAATPSTNYDWVVVDHYGLAADWELRMRDTGRWLLAIDDLSNRPHRCDVLLDQNLHRGDGAGYDQYVPLACERLIGPRYALLDSAFAVEKTKLDESKRDGVLISFGGSDPKSMTLPVLQALLDLSHDALRVDVVAGALNCNVEAIKKFVAGVSNVWFHHATHDMARLMARARLYVGAGGIASWERCCLGLPGVVVAVTENQESQCRVLDDIGSHVYLGNASSVTPQGVAQAAMAVLASPAWIARLADRSSAIVDGLGAVRVSARLTAGEVRVREATRQDSEKILYWRNHPIIRKYSGNSAEISIDNHHNWFEKVLSDPNCHLLIGEDGQGALGVLRYDILPKAARVSIYVVPNRLGNGIGAKLLAAGERWVIARCPEVVAISAIVHPENGASIRMFENAGYRKAELLFSKNLIGRKIE; from the coding sequence ATGCGCGTGCTTATCCGAACTGACGCATCCGAAGCGATAGGGATTGGCCATCTCATTCGCTGCCTTACTCTTGCTTCTGCAATCCAGAATGATGGCGCATCAGTGACTTTCGCTTGTGCTGAGTTGCCGCCAGCCGCTGAAAGAATGATTCGAGAGAAGGGATTTGAGTTAGTCAAGCTGAATGCGCCCTCGTACGCTAAGCGCACTCGGAACGAGGAGATACTGCCAAGCTTGGCCCAAGAGCGGGATGCTCAAGCCACTATCGCGGCTACGCCATCGACAAACTATGACTGGGTGGTGGTTGATCATTACGGACTTGCCGCAGACTGGGAACTGAGAATGCGAGACACCGGTCGTTGGCTCCTGGCCATCGATGACTTGTCGAATAGACCCCATCGTTGCGACGTGCTACTTGACCAGAACCTTCATCGAGGCGATGGGGCGGGCTACGATCAATACGTGCCGCTGGCATGCGAACGTTTGATAGGCCCTCGCTATGCCTTACTAGATTCGGCATTCGCTGTGGAAAAAACAAAATTGGATGAAAGTAAGCGCGACGGAGTGCTGATTAGCTTTGGCGGTAGCGACCCAAAGTCCATGACCTTGCCTGTACTCCAAGCATTGCTCGATCTTTCTCATGATGCTTTGCGCGTCGATGTGGTGGCGGGTGCTTTGAACTGTAACGTTGAGGCGATCAAGAAATTCGTGGCGGGTGTGTCCAACGTCTGGTTCCATCATGCTACCCATGATATGGCGCGACTGATGGCACGAGCGCGGCTTTATGTGGGGGCGGGTGGAATCGCAAGCTGGGAGCGCTGTTGTCTTGGCCTGCCGGGTGTGGTAGTGGCTGTCACCGAGAACCAAGAATCTCAGTGTCGAGTCCTAGATGACATTGGCAGCCACGTATACCTAGGAAACGCATCAAGCGTTACGCCGCAGGGGGTCGCACAAGCAGCTATGGCAGTCCTCGCGTCGCCCGCATGGATCGCCAGGCTCGCAGACCGATCCTCAGCGATCGTTGATGGACTTGGTGCCGTACGTGTCTCAGCCAGACTGACGGCTGGCGAAGTACGAGTGCGGGAGGCGACGAGACAGGACTCAGAAAAAATCCTGTATTGGCGTAATCACCCGATCATTAGAAAATACTCTGGAAACAGCGCTGAAATCAGCATAGACAATCATCACAACTGGTTCGAAAAAGTTCTCTCCGATCCTAACTGCCATCTGCTTATCGGTGAAGATGGCCAGGGTGCGTTGGGCGTTCTCCGGTATGACATTCTTCCGAAAGCTGCACGGGTGTCAATTTACGTCGTACCGAATCGATTGGGAAACGGCATCGGTGCAAAACTGCTGGCTGCCGGAGAACGATGGGTAATCGCGAGGTGCCCGGAAGTCGTCGCAATTAGTGCAATAGTTCATCCGGAGAACGGTGCTTCGATCCGTATGTTCGAAAACGCAGGATATCGCAAAGCCGAATTGCTGTTTTCCAAGAACCTCATCGGGAGAAAAATCGAGTGA